The following proteins are co-located in the Enoplosus armatus isolate fEnoArm2 chromosome 10, fEnoArm2.hap1, whole genome shotgun sequence genome:
- the mapk9 gene encoding mitogen-activated protein kinase 9 isoform X1, translated as MSEAESQFYSVQVGDSTFTVLKRYQQLRAIGSGAQGIVCSALDTDLGIPVAVKKLCRPFQNQTHAKRAYRELVLLKCVNHKNIIRLINVFTPQKSLEEFQDLYLVMELMDASLCQVIHMDLDHERMSYLLYQILCGIRHLHSAGIIHRDLKPSNIVVKSDCTLKILDFGLARTACTNFMMTPYVVTRYYRAPEVILGMKYKENVDIWSVGCIMGEMVKGSVIFQGTDHIDQWNKVIEVLGTPSLEFMNRLMETVRNYVMNKPQYPGVSFAELFPDWAFPSDSEHDKLKTGQARDLLSKMLVIDPESRISVEEALNHPYIHVWYDPAEADAVRRAVEVHFIDAPPPQISDKQLEEREHSIEQWKELIYEEVIDWEERNKNGLMKEDCSDVVSGSASQSSSANDISSMSTEQTLASDTDSSSIDTLTGPLDESQ; from the exons ATGAGTGAGGCGGAGAGCCAGTTCTACAGCGTTCAGGTGGGAGACTCCACCTTCACTGTACTCAAGCGCTACCAGCAGCTCCGCGCCATCGGCTCGGGGGCCCAAGGCATCGTCTG CTCTGCTCTAGATACAGACCTTGGTATCCCGGTGGCAGTGAAAAAGCTGTGTCGGCCCTTCCAGAACCAGACTCATGCTAAGCGTGCCTACAGGGAGCTGGTGCTGCTCAAATGTGTCAACCACAAAAAT ATCATCCGTCTGATCAATGTGTTCACGCCTCAGAAGTCCCTGGAGGAATTCCAGGACCT GTATCTGGTGATGGAGTTGATGGATGCCAGCCTATGCCAGGTGATCCACATGGACCTGGACCATGAGAGGATGTCCTATCTACTCTACCAGATCCTCTGTGGCATCAGGCACTTGCACTCTGCTGGCATCATCCACAGG gACCTGAAGCCCAGTAACATTGTGGTGAAGTCAGATTGCACTCTAAAGATCTTGGACTTTGGCCTGGCTCGGACAGCCTGCACCAACTTTATGATGACCCCGTATGTGGTGACCAGATACTACCGCGCCCCAGAGGTCATACTGGGCATGAAGTATAAGGAGAACG TGGACATCTGGTCAGTGGGGTGTATCATGGGAGAGATGGTAAAGGGCAGCGTCATCTTCCAGGGCACCGACC ACATCGACCAGTGGAATAAGGTAATTGAGGTTCTGGGCACGCCCAGTCTGGAGTTTATGAACCGACTGATGGAGACCGTGAGGAACTATGTGATGAACAAGCCGCAGTATCCTGGCGTTAGCTTCGCCGAGCTTTTCCCAGACTGGGCCTTTCCTTCTGACTCAGAACATGACAAACTGAAGA CGGGTCAAGCACGGGACCTGCTGTCCAAAATGCTGGTCATTGATCCTGAAAGCCGCATCTCCGTAGAAGAAGCCCTCAATCACCCGTACATTCACGTGTGGTACGACCCTGCAGAGGCAGATGCGGTGAGGAGAGCAGTGGAGGTTCACTTTATCGATGCA cCTCCTCCGCAGATTTCAGACAAGcagctggaagagagagagcactcCATTGAGCAATGGAAAG AACTCATTTATGAAGAGGTGATTGACTGGGAAGAGAGGAACAAGAATGGGCTGATGAAAGAAGATTGCTCAG ATGTGGTGTCAGGTTCAGCCTCCCAGTCCTCATCGGCCAACGACATCTCGTCCATGTCCACGGAGCAAACCTTGGCCTCggacacagacagcagcagcattgacACACTGACGGGACCGCTGGACGAGAGTCAGTGA
- the gfpt2 gene encoding glutamine--fructose-6-phosphate aminotransferase [isomerizing] 2, whose amino-acid sequence MCGIFAYLNYRVPRTRKEIFETLVKGLQRLEYRGYDSAGIAVDGPNKSTTDVNSNTISLIKKKGKVKALDEELYKKDSLDLDEELFTHFGLAHTRWATHGEPSAVNSHPHRSDKDNEFVVIHNGIITNYKELKKYLITKGYEFESETDTEVIPKLIKYVYDNRESDNITFSTLVERVIQQLEGAFALVFKSRHFPGEAVSTRRGSPLLIGVRSEHELLTENIPIQYNSAHFKEGIQEKNSHNRPACSNGINSVGDGRTVEYYFASDASAIIEHTNKVLYMEDDDVAVVTGGKLSIHRMNRQAGEDPVRAIQTLQMELQQIMKGNFDAFMQKEIFEQPESVVNTMRGRICFDSNTVVLGGLKDHLKDIKRCRRLIMIGCGTSFHAAVATRQILEELTELPVMVELASDFLDRNTPVFRDDVCFFISQSGETADTLMALRYCKDHGALTVGITNTVGSSICRETDCGVHINAGPEIGVASTKAYTSQFLALTMFGLMMSEDKISLQKRRLEIINGFRVLPELIKKVLALDEKIKAIANELYQQRSLLVMGRGFNYATCLEGALKIKEITYMHSEGILAGELKHGPLALIDKDMPVIMIIMRDACYTKCQNALQQVTARSGRPIILCCQDDPEVTKNAYQTIELPHTVDCLQGILSVIPLQLLSFHLAVLRGYDVDFPRNLAKSVTVE is encoded by the exons GGATCTTTGCTTACCTGAATTACCGAGTGCCTCGCACCAGAAAGGAGATATTTGAGACGCTGGTGAAGGGACTGCAGAGGCTGGAATACAGAGGGTACGATTCAGCAG GTATCGCTGTGGATGGCCCAAACAAGTCCACCACTGACGTCAACAGCAACACCATCTCCTTGATCAAGAAGAAGGGGAAGGTCAAGGCTCTGGATGAGGAGCTATACA AGAAAGACTCACTGGACCTGGACGAGGAGCTGTTCACACACTTTGGCCTCGCTCACACTCGCTGGGCCACGCACGGAGAGCCGAGCGCTGTCAACAGCCACCCTCATCGCTCGGACAAGGATAACG AGTTTGTCGTCATCCACAATGGCATCATCACCAACTACAAAGAGCTGAAGAAGTACCTG ATCACCAAAGGATATGAGTTTGAGTCAGAGACGGACACGGAGGTGATCCCGAAGTTGATCAAATATGTTTACGACAACCGAGAGAGTGACAACATCACCTTCTCCACCCTGGTAGAGAGGGTTATTCAGCAGCTG gaGGGAGCCTTCGCTCTGGTGTTTAAAAGCCGTCACTTCCCTGGAGAGGCTGTGTCCACCAG GAGAGGAAGTCCATTGCTCATTGGTGTGCGAAGTGAGCATGAGCTGTTGACCGAAAACATCCCCATCCAGTACAACAGTG CTCACTTCAAGGAGGGAATCCAGGAGAAGAACAGCCATAACCGTCCCGCCTGCTCCAACGGCATCAACTCGGTGGGAGATGGCAGGACTGTGGAGTATTACTTTGCCTCTGACGCCAG TGCCATCATTGAGCACACCAACAAGGTATTGTACATGGAGGATGATGACGTCGCCGTGGTGACTGGCGGGAAACTCTCCATCCACAGGATGAACCGGCAGGCTGGTGAGGACCCAGTGAGGGCAATCCAGACCCTACAGATGGAGCTGCAACAGATCATGAAAG GTAACTTCGATGCCTTCATGCAGAAGGAGATCTTTGAGCAGCCTGAATCAGTAGTCAACACTATGAGAGGACGGATTTGTTTCGACTCCAACACAG TGGTTCTCGGTGGGCTGAAGGACCACCTGAAAGATATCAAACGGTGCAGGCGGCTAATCATGATTGGCTGTGGCACTAGCTTCCACGCTGCAGTGGCT ACCAGACAGATCCTCGAGGAGCTGACGGAGCTGCCTGTCATGGTGGAGCTGGCAAGCGACTTCCTGGACCGCAACACGCCTGTTTTCAGAGACGACGTTTGCTTCTTCATCAGCCAGTCAG gAGAGACAGCAGACACCTTGATGGCATTACGCTACTGCAAGGACCATGGCGCTCTGACAGTTGGTATAACCAACACTGTGGGCAGCTCCAtttgcagagaaacagactgTGGAGTCCACATCAATGCTGGGCCTGAGATAGGAGTGGCTAGCACCAAG GCCTACACCAGTCAGTTCCTGGCCCTCACCATGTTTGGCCTGATGATGAGTGAGGACAAGATCTCCCTACAGAAGAGAAGACTGGAGATCATCAATGGCTTCAGGGTGCTGCCCG AGCTGATAAAGAAGGTGTTGGCTctggatgagaagatcaagGCCATCGCGAATGAACTGTATCAGCAGAGGTCTCTTCTGGTCATGGGCCGAGGTTTCAACTACGCCACCTGCCTAGAGGGGGCGCTG AAAATCAAGGAGATCACTTACATGCACTCAGAGGGCATCCTGGCCGGGGAGCTGAAGCACGGTCCTCTGGCACTCATAGACAAAGACATGCCAGTCATCATGATCATCATGAGAGACGCCTGCTACACTAAGTGCCAGAATGCTCTGCAGCAAGTCACTGCCAGATCG GGCCGGCCCATCATCCTTTGTTGCCAGGACGACCCTGAGGTGACTAAGAATGCCTACCAGACCATTGAGCTGCCACACACTGTCGACTGTCTGCAGGGCATCCTCAGCGTCATCCCCCTGCAGCTCCTGTCCTTCCACTTGGCCGTCCTAAGAGGATATGAC GTTGACTTTCCCAGAAACTTGGCCAAGTCTGTGACTGTGGAATAA
- the mapk9 gene encoding mitogen-activated protein kinase 9 isoform X2, producing MSEAESQFYSVQVGDSTFTVLKRYQQLRAIGSGAQGIVCSALDTDLGIPVAVKKLCRPFQNQTHAKRAYRELVLLKCVNHKNIIRLINVFTPQKSLEEFQDLYLVMELMDASLCQVIHMDLDHERMSYLLYQILCGIRHLHSAGIIHRDLKPSNIVVKSDCTLKILDFGLARTACTNFMMTPYVVTRYYRAPEVILGMKYKENVDIWSVGCIMGEMVKGSVIFQGTDHIDQWNKVIEVLGTPSLEFMNRLMETVRNYVMNKPQYPGVSFAELFPDWAFPSDSEHDKLKTGQARDLLSKMLVIDPESRISVEEALNHPYIHVWYDPAEADAPPPQISDKQLEEREHSIEQWKELIYEEVIDWEERNKNGLMKEDCSDVVSGSASQSSSANDISSMSTEQTLASDTDSSSIDTLTGPLDESQ from the exons ATGAGTGAGGCGGAGAGCCAGTTCTACAGCGTTCAGGTGGGAGACTCCACCTTCACTGTACTCAAGCGCTACCAGCAGCTCCGCGCCATCGGCTCGGGGGCCCAAGGCATCGTCTG CTCTGCTCTAGATACAGACCTTGGTATCCCGGTGGCAGTGAAAAAGCTGTGTCGGCCCTTCCAGAACCAGACTCATGCTAAGCGTGCCTACAGGGAGCTGGTGCTGCTCAAATGTGTCAACCACAAAAAT ATCATCCGTCTGATCAATGTGTTCACGCCTCAGAAGTCCCTGGAGGAATTCCAGGACCT GTATCTGGTGATGGAGTTGATGGATGCCAGCCTATGCCAGGTGATCCACATGGACCTGGACCATGAGAGGATGTCCTATCTACTCTACCAGATCCTCTGTGGCATCAGGCACTTGCACTCTGCTGGCATCATCCACAGG gACCTGAAGCCCAGTAACATTGTGGTGAAGTCAGATTGCACTCTAAAGATCTTGGACTTTGGCCTGGCTCGGACAGCCTGCACCAACTTTATGATGACCCCGTATGTGGTGACCAGATACTACCGCGCCCCAGAGGTCATACTGGGCATGAAGTATAAGGAGAACG TGGACATCTGGTCAGTGGGGTGTATCATGGGAGAGATGGTAAAGGGCAGCGTCATCTTCCAGGGCACCGACC ACATCGACCAGTGGAATAAGGTAATTGAGGTTCTGGGCACGCCCAGTCTGGAGTTTATGAACCGACTGATGGAGACCGTGAGGAACTATGTGATGAACAAGCCGCAGTATCCTGGCGTTAGCTTCGCCGAGCTTTTCCCAGACTGGGCCTTTCCTTCTGACTCAGAACATGACAAACTGAAGA CGGGTCAAGCACGGGACCTGCTGTCCAAAATGCTGGTCATTGATCCTGAAAGCCGCATCTCCGTAGAAGAAGCCCTCAATCACCCGTACATTCACGTGTGGTACGACCCTGCAGAGGCAGATGCG cCTCCTCCGCAGATTTCAGACAAGcagctggaagagagagagcactcCATTGAGCAATGGAAAG AACTCATTTATGAAGAGGTGATTGACTGGGAAGAGAGGAACAAGAATGGGCTGATGAAAGAAGATTGCTCAG ATGTGGTGTCAGGTTCAGCCTCCCAGTCCTCATCGGCCAACGACATCTCGTCCATGTCCACGGAGCAAACCTTGGCCTCggacacagacagcagcagcattgacACACTGACGGGACCGCTGGACGAGAGTCAGTGA